The region CTCGGATAGCGGGAGACCATCGAGCCGACCATGAAGAAGGTGGCCTCGACGCCGTTGTCTTCGAGCACCTTGAGGATCTGGGGAGTCCAGGTCGGGGTCGGACCGTCGTCGAAGGTGAGCACGATGGTCTTCTTCGGGACGGACTGAGTCTTGGCCGTGCCGCCTGTGAACGTCAGAAGCGGACCGCCGTCGAGGATCTTCTGCGGCACCTTGTCGTAGGCCGCGCCGTCGCGCACCCGCGCGTCGTTGCCGATCTCGGAACGCAGATAGCCGTCGAGCAGCATCACGCTGGTGAGCCCCAGCAGGAGCAGCAGGGCGAGGATCACGCGCGGTTTCTGCAGCGCCGCGGCCTTGCCGGCCGCCCGCTCCATCTTGGTGGGGGCGCGCCGGCGGCCGCGTGAAGGCGTCGTCGAAGTCATGGAGGTGGGTCCGTTCCGGTCAGTTGGCGCCGGTGGAAGCGGACGCGGATGCGGCCGGGGAAGCGGCCGAGGAGGGGGCCGTGCCCGTGCGCAGGCCCGACGGCGGGGTGCCGGTCGGCCTGCCGGTGGGGGCCACGCCGCCCTGCGGCCGGAGATTGCCCCCGGGTGCGGAGCCGGCCTGGCCGCCGCTGAACGGGAAGAGCGAGGACGGGGTCAGCGAGGTGCCCCAGCCCATGAAGGCCATCCCGAGGACGACCGCGTAGCCGAAGCAGACGGCGCCGACGAGCATGCCGAACCTGCGCAGCAGACGTGCTCTGCGCCCGGAGTTGTCAACGAACACGGGACCGTCTTCGGACGCGTTGCCACGTTTGCGGCGACGGCCGCGCCCTTGACTGTGGTTTTCGATGGCTGACTCGGATTGCATTCCCCGGATATTAGGGCTCCTTTATGTGGCCAATTCTCTGGTTCTCATGTGAGGCGCCCATGAAACTTGGCCCAAGCTGTCCATTCCCTGAGAGAATCCTTGAACATCTGCGCAGCTCAGGGTCGATACATATTTACCTTGTGTACCGATTAGCGGCCCGGCTTGCCCGATTCGCGTACCGCTAGTCATGGGTTACCCATGCGCTTCCTGTATTCGGGAATCACCCTCGGATGTGCCACCTTGGAACTCCCGAATCGCACTTTGTTTCGGTCCTGAGACAGAAATCACGAGAGCGGGTGCATACGCAATGAGGGGTTATCTGAGGCCGGCTGCCGGGCTCACCTGTCTGTTTGCTCTGGCGGCGGCGGGGTGCTCTTCCGGTGGTACGGGTGCCACGGACGCGGCGCCCGCGCAGACCTCCCCGGCCCCGCGGACGAGTGCGGCGCCCTCCGAGAGCGCGTCCTCCTCCAGCACCTCGTACGCGCCCTACGTGAGCGCCACGGAGGCCTCCGCGACGGACTCGAAGGGGTCTCCGACCACGTACAACCTGGCCTTCGTGATCTCCGACGGCACCAACTGCACGGCCAAGTGGAACGGCACGGACGCCATCGACAAGGCCGCCGTGAAGTCCCGGATCTCGGCGCTGAAGGAGTCCGGCGCGAGGGTGCGCGTCTCGTTCGGCGGGGCGTCGGGCAAGGAGCTGGCGGAGGTCTGCGACAGCGCGAGCGCGCTCGCGGCGGCGTACGGGGCGGCGCTCGACGCCGCCGGGTCCACCCAGGCCGACTTCGACATCGAGGGGGACGCGCTGACCGACTCCGCGTCGGTCGCGCTGCGGTCCAAGGCGATCGCGCTGCTCCAGAAGGAGCGCGGTGATCTGAAGGTGTCCTTCACGCTGCCGGTCATGCCGTCGGGGCTGGATTCGGACAGTCTGGCGCTGCTGGAGTCCGCCAACGACAACTCCGTGACGGTCTCCACGGTCAACATCATGACGATGAACTACGGGAGTTCGTACTCCGGGGACATGGGCGACTACGCCGAGACGTCCGCCAAGGCGACCCATGATCAACTGCAGGATGTTTTCGGACTGTCGAGTGCGGGCGCCTGGCAGGGGCTCGCGTTGACCTCGATGATCGGGGACAACGACGTGGCCAATGAGACGTTCAGCCTCTCGGACGCGGCACAGGTCCGTGCGTTCGCCGAGTCGAAGAAGATCGCTTGGGTGTCGCTGTGGTCGACGTTCCGGGATCAGCAGTGTTCGAGTGATGACGCTTCTTCGGACAATGCGGCCACCAATTGCAGTGGGGTTTCGCAGAGTTCGGGGGCGTTTGCGGAGGCGTTCGCCGGGTGAGGGCGCATATCTGATCTGCGGGCCGGTGGGGGCTGGTCGCGCCCCGCGGCGGAGCCGCACATATACACAGCCCCGCGCCCCTGAAAACGGGGCACTTCCCCGCCCGGGGTGAAGAAGTTCAGCGGCGTCTGTGTACCAGACGGCCCGCGCACACCGTCGCGATGCATGCTCCGTCCGCATCGAAGACCGCGAGGTCGGCACGTCCCGCGTCGACGATCGCGGTCTCCCGCGTACACGGGAGTACGGCGACCTCGTTGCGGGAGGCCGCCGCGCGGAGGTCGGGGGTGTCGGCGTACTCCGCCAGTACCGCCGTGGCCCCCGACTTCAGCACCGCGTGAACACGTTCCCGTGGGGACGGTGCCTCGGGCAGTGGGCCCTCGTGGACGAGCGCCGGTCCGAGGACCCCGGGCCATCTGCGGACCCGCGCCCCCGGAAAGCGCTCCAGCAGCACGTCCAGCGGCCCGGCGCCCGCCACCCGGTCGCCCTCCACGGCGACCGCGCCGTCCTTCAGCGGGTCCGCGTCCCAGCTGATGCGCAGCTCGTCGGCGGTGTGGATCGTCAGCACGGCGGGGCTAGTTGGAGGCGAGCAGCTTCAGCTCGGGATGCGCCGTACCGCCCTCGATCGCGGTGGACGAGATGTGGGACATGACGCGCTCGTCGACCGGGTCGTTCGCCGGGTCGTCGTGGACGACGATGTGCTCGTACGTCGTGGTCCGCTGGGCGGGCACGCGGCCGGCCTTGCGGATCAGGTCGATGATCTCCATGCGGTTGGAGCGGTGCTTGGCGCCCGCCGAGGAGACGACGTTCTCCTCCAGCATGATCGAGCCGAGGTCGTCCGCGCCGTAGTGCAGGGAGAGCTGGCCGACCTCCTTGCCGGTGGTCAGCCAGGAGCCCTGGATGTGGGCGATGTTGTCCATGAACAGCCGGGCGATCGCGATCATCCGCAGGTACTCGAAGAGCGTCGCCTGCGTGCGGCCCTTCAGGTGGTTGTTCTCGGGCTGGTAGGTGTACGGGATGAAGGCGCGGAAGCCGCCCGTGCGGTCCTGTACGTCACGGATCATCCGCAGGTGCTCGATACGCTCGGCGTTGGTCTCGCCGGTGCCCATGAGCATGGTGGACGTCGACTCGACGCCCAGCCCGTGCGCGGTCTCCATGATCTCCAGCCAGCGCTCGCCGGACTCCTTGAGGGGGGCGATCGCCTTGCGGGGGCGGGCTGGGAGGAGTTCGGCACCTGCGCCCGCGAAGGAGTCGAGGCCGGCGGTGTGGATCCGCTGGATGGCCTCCTCCACACTCACCTTGGAGATGCGGGCCATGTGCTCGACCTCGGACGCGCCGAGGGAGTGGATGACCAGCTGCGGGTAGGCGGCCTTGATCGCGGCGAAGTGCTTCTCGTAGTACTCGACGCCGTAATCCGGGTGGTGTCCGCCCTGGAACATGATCTGCGTACCGCCGAGTTCGACGGTCTCCGCGCAGCGGCGGAGGATGTCGTCGAGGTCGCGCGTCCAGCCCTTGGCCGTGTCCTTGGGAGCCGCGTAGAAGGCGCAGAACTTGCACGCCGTGACGCACACGTTCGTGTAGTTGATGTTGCGCTCGATGATGTACGTGGCGATGTGCTCGGTCCCCGCGTACCGGCGGCGGCGTACCGCGTCCGCGGCGGCGCCCAGGGCGTGCAGCGGGGCGTCGCGGTAGAGGACGAGCGCCTCTTCGGGGGTGATCCGCCCACCCGCGGCAGCACGGTCGAGGACGGCTGTGACATCAAAACACGTGAGGTCGGCCTTCTCGGTCACCGGGAGCGTCCCTTTCGTAAGGAATGAAACAGGCGCGAAGCGCTTCGAAATAAGGGTGGTGGTGGGAGACGGGTGGGCGGACCCGGCCAGCCTACGCCAGCCCCGTCCGTGGCCCGACGTCAGGCCGCGTACGCCCCGATCAGCAGCCCGACGTACGCCCCCGCGATCAGGAACGGTCCGAAGGGGATGGACGTCTTGCGCCCCGCGCGTCGCATCAGCACCAGCCCCAGCCCGTACAGGCCGCCGAACAAGAACCCGGCGAAGGTCCCGAGCACCACGGTCCCCCATCCGTACCAGCCGAGCACGGCCCCGATCCCCAGCGCGAGCTTCACATCCCCGAAGCCCATGCCGTTCGGGTTGACGAGGAAGAGGAGGAAGTACGCGCCGCCCAGCACGAGCGACCCGAACAGTGCGGTCGGCCACTCCCCCGCGTGCTCCGGTACGAGGGCCATCACGCCCAGCAGTACCAGCGCCAGGCCCGCGAGCGGCAGGGTCAGGACGTCCGGCAGCCGCTGCACCCGGAAGTCCACGACCGCGAGCAGCACACCGAGCGGCGCGAGCAGCAGCCAGACGGCCAGTTCGGGGCGGGCGCCGGTGGCGAGGGCGAGCCCGGCGCAGGCCCCCGCGGTGGTGAGGGCGACGAGGGGGGTGCTGGGGCCGTAGCGGTAGGTCGTCGGGACACCGCCCGGCTCCCGCCCCGCACCACCCGGCACGGTCCCCGCATCACCGGGCACGCGCCCCGCGTCGCCGGGCGCCGACCACGACGTACGAAGGTCACGAAGGTACTGGGCGCAGTCGGCGCAGCGGGCGAGGCCGAGCCAGCCGCCCGCGGCGCCGGTGAGGGCGTGTCCGTCGGGGCACCGGGTCCGCCACGCCTCGTCCGGCTCCACCGCGAACCGGTAGGCGGCCCGCGGTACCAGCAGTCCCGCCGCCGCGCCCCAGAGGGCGGCGAGGACGGTCAGCCACAGCGGCCGGACGGACCAGAGTTCGAGGTCCACGGCTACTCGGCCTTCGACATGCGGGCCACCGGATCGCCCGCGTCCGCGTTGTCCGTCTCGTACTTGAGGTCGCCCCCGGCGGGGATCAGCCGCACCTCGTGGCTGCCCGTCGTGCAGGTGCCGGGGTTGGACGTCTTGGCGGTGCTCGTCGCGGTGAGCTGCTTGTCGGTGACCTTCTTCAGGACGAGTACGTCGTCACAGATGCCGCCGATCAGGTCGGTCGACCGGAACGTGCCCAACTCCTTGCCCACGGCGGCCTGGTGGAGGGTGACCCGGAACGTGCCCGCGGGCAGCTTCCCGCTCAGTGCGTAGGCATCGCCCGACCAGCTACCGAGGTAGTGCGCGGGCACGGAGGCGAGCGTCGCGCCGGCCGAGCCGGGGGCGCTCGGTGTCGCCGCCGGAGGGCTGGCCGCGGAATCGGAGCCGCTGGAAGCCGAGTTGTCGTCACCGCCGCCCGGGAGCAGATGGAACATGAACACCGAACCCACGGTCACCGCGGCCAGCGCTCCCGCGACGGCCAGCGCGAGCGTGCAACTCACCCTGCGGCCACGACCGTTCGCACCCGGCGCCGAGGCCGCGGCCACGCTCACGGAGAGCTTGCCCGGGTGGACCGTCGGCGCCGCGACCGCGTCCTGGACATCGCGCTGCCCCGGTACGTACGTCGGCATGGCGTACGGCGGCATGGCGTACGGCGGCATGGTCGGCGGCGGACCGAACACCCCGTCGGGCGGCGGCGCCCCGGCCCCGGAGTCCGTGCCCACCGAAGGGCTGCTGAAGCCCACCGGCCCGGACGGCGTCACCTCCGCCGCCTCCAGGTTCAGCAGCTGCACCGCGCTGCGGCTGACCTGCTCCACCAGGGGCCCCGGCAGCCAGCCGGCGGTCACCAGCCGGGCCGCCCCCTCGGGGGCCAGCCGTCCGGCCACCTCACCCGGGGTCGGCCGGCCGGCCGGGTCCTTGGCGAGGCAGGCGGCCACGAGTTCCCGTAGCTCCCCCTCCAGGGAGCCGAGCCGGGGTTCCTCGTGCACCACCTTGTAGAGGAGGGCGGCCGAGGAGTCGCCGGGGAAGGGGGACTCGCCCGTCGCCGCGTACACCAGCACCGCGCCCAGGGAGAAGACGTCCGCCGCGCCCGTGACCCCCTTGCCGAGGATCTGCTCGGGGGACATGTAGCCGGGGGAGCCGACGGAGACGCCCGTCGAGGTGAGCGAGGCGGTGCCGTCGGTGGCGCGGGCGATGCCGAAGTCGATGAGGAGGGGGCCGTCGAGGGTGAGCAGGACGTTGGAGGGCTTGACGTCACGGTGGACGAGACCCAGCGCGTGGACCGCCGTGAGCGCCTCGGCCAGGCCCGCGCCCAGCACCCGTACCGAATGCGCCGGAAGCGGACCGCTCGCGTCGGCGACCGCCGCCGCGAGCGAGGGACCGGCCGCGTAGCCGGTCGCGACCCATGGCACGGACGCCTCCGGGTCCGCGTCGAGGACCGGGGCCGTCCACGCGCCGCCCACCCGCCGCGCGGCCTCGACCTCGCGGCGGAAGCGGGCGCGGAACTCCTCGTCGAGCGCGAAGTGCGGGTGCACGATCTTGACCGCGACCGTCCGCCCGCCCGCGCTGCGGCCGAGGTACACCCGCCCCATGCCGCCGGCCCCCAGCCGGCCGAGGAGCCGGTAGGGCCCCACGACCGTGGGTTCATCCACTCCGAGCGGCTGCATGGCGCTCCCACCTCCCCCGTACGCACGGACGCACTGCCCAGCAGGGTAGTTCCGTACGCCCCCGCGTTCTCAGGGAGTCAGCAGTTCGACCTTCACGTCCGTCGGGAAGCCGGTGGTCGAGCCGACCCGCCGGGCGAACTCCTGTACGGCCGCGAGCTGCGGGCCGCCGAAGCGGAAGTCGAGCGTGGTGAAGTACTGCTCCAGGGTCCGCTCGTCGAAGGCCTCCCAGCGGGCCGCCTGCTCGGCGACCTTGGAGACCTCGTCCAGCGAGAGGTCCCGGGAGGCGAGGAAGGCCTCGTGCACCTTGCGGGTGACGACGGGCTCGCGCTCCAGGTAGTCGCGGCGGGCCGCCCACACGGCGAAGACGAACGGCAGGCCCGTCCACTCCTTCCACAGCGTGCCGAGGTCGTGCACCTCCAGACCGAACTTCGGCCCGTCGAGGAGATTGGCCCGCAGTGCCGCGTCGCCGATGAGGACGGCGGCGTCGGCCTCCTGCATCATCAGGCTGAGGTCGGGCGGGCACGTGTAGTAGGACGGCTGGACGCCCACGCTCTCGGCCAGCAGCAGCTGCGCGAGTCGAACGGACGTGCGAGAGGTGGAGCCGAGCGCGACCCGGGCGCCGTCCAGCTGGTCCAGCGGGACCTGCGAGACGATCACGCAGGACATCACCGGACCGTCGCAGCCGACCGCGATGTCCGGGAAGGCGACCAGCTCGTCGGCGTGCTTGAGGAACTCGACGAGCGTGATGGGCCCGATGTCGAGGTCGCCCTGCACCAGCTTCTCGCTGAGCTTCTCCGGGGTGTCCTTGGTGAGCTCGAAGTCGAGGAGCGTGCCCGTTCTCGCGAGCCCCCAGTAGAGGGGCAGGCAGTTCAGGAACTGGATGTGGCCGACGCGCGGCCGGGTGCGGTAATTGTCCACATCGCGAGGCTAGACCCCATGGAGTACCGTGCAGTCTCCAGGGTCCCCGCGTGGTTTCCGAAACCCTTCCGCCCTCTTGTGTCAACCCTTGCGACAGCAAGTCGACACCATCACGTCAACCCATCCGCCATACGGGTCAAACATCCGGGTGGCGTGATCTTGCCCCCTATTGCTTTCGGCTGCCTGCGTGCTAGGCTCGCCGCAAGTTGCAGTTTGGTTTCCCTTGCAGTACAGAGCCTGCGGAGCATGTG is a window of Streptomyces mirabilis DNA encoding:
- the mqnC gene encoding cyclic dehypoxanthinyl futalosine synthase, yielding MTEKADLTCFDVTAVLDRAAAGGRITPEEALVLYRDAPLHALGAAADAVRRRRYAGTEHIATYIIERNINYTNVCVTACKFCAFYAAPKDTAKGWTRDLDDILRRCAETVELGGTQIMFQGGHHPDYGVEYYEKHFAAIKAAYPQLVIHSLGASEVEHMARISKVSVEEAIQRIHTAGLDSFAGAGAELLPARPRKAIAPLKESGERWLEIMETAHGLGVESTSTMLMGTGETNAERIEHLRMIRDVQDRTGGFRAFIPYTYQPENNHLKGRTQATLFEYLRMIAIARLFMDNIAHIQGSWLTTGKEVGQLSLHYGADDLGSIMLEENVVSSAGAKHRSNRMEIIDLIRKAGRVPAQRTTTYEHIVVHDDPANDPVDERVMSHISSTAIEGGTAHPELKLLASN
- a CDS encoding menaquinone biosynthetic enzyme MqnA/MqnD family protein translates to MDNYRTRPRVGHIQFLNCLPLYWGLARTGTLLDFELTKDTPEKLSEKLVQGDLDIGPITLVEFLKHADELVAFPDIAVGCDGPVMSCVIVSQVPLDQLDGARVALGSTSRTSVRLAQLLLAESVGVQPSYYTCPPDLSLMMQEADAAVLIGDAALRANLLDGPKFGLEVHDLGTLWKEWTGLPFVFAVWAARRDYLEREPVVTRKVHEAFLASRDLSLDEVSKVAEQAARWEAFDERTLEQYFTTLDFRFGGPQLAAVQEFARRVGSTTGFPTDVKVELLTP
- a CDS encoding imidazolonepropionase-like domain-containing protein encodes the protein MLTIHTADELRISWDADPLKDGAVAVEGDRVAGAGPLDVLLERFPGARVRRWPGVLGPALVHEGPLPEAPSPRERVHAVLKSGATAVLAEYADTPDLRAAASRNEVAVLPCTRETAIVDAGRADLAVFDADGACIATVCAGRLVHRRR
- a CDS encoding chitinase is translated as MRGYLRPAAGLTCLFALAAAGCSSGGTGATDAAPAQTSPAPRTSAAPSESASSSSTSYAPYVSATEASATDSKGSPTTYNLAFVISDGTNCTAKWNGTDAIDKAAVKSRISALKESGARVRVSFGGASGKELAEVCDSASALAAAYGAALDAAGSTQADFDIEGDALTDSASVALRSKAIALLQKERGDLKVSFTLPVMPSGLDSDSLALLESANDNSVTVSTVNIMTMNYGSSYSGDMGDYAETSAKATHDQLQDVFGLSSAGAWQGLALTSMIGDNDVANETFSLSDAAQVRAFAESKKIAWVSLWSTFRDQQCSSDDASSDNAATNCSGVSQSSGAFAEAFAG
- a CDS encoding serine/threonine-protein kinase, producing MQPLGVDEPTVVGPYRLLGRLGAGGMGRVYLGRSAGGRTVAVKIVHPHFALDEEFRARFRREVEAARRVGGAWTAPVLDADPEASVPWVATGYAAGPSLAAAVADASGPLPAHSVRVLGAGLAEALTAVHALGLVHRDVKPSNVLLTLDGPLLIDFGIARATDGTASLTSTGVSVGSPGYMSPEQILGKGVTGAADVFSLGAVLVYAATGESPFPGDSSAALLYKVVHEEPRLGSLEGELRELVAACLAKDPAGRPTPGEVAGRLAPEGAARLVTAGWLPGPLVEQVSRSAVQLLNLEAAEVTPSGPVGFSSPSVGTDSGAGAPPPDGVFGPPPTMPPYAMPPYAMPTYVPGQRDVQDAVAAPTVHPGKLSVSVAAASAPGANGRGRRVSCTLALAVAGALAAVTVGSVFMFHLLPGGGDDNSASSGSDSAASPPAATPSAPGSAGATLASVPAHYLGSWSGDAYALSGKLPAGTFRVTLHQAAVGKELGTFRSTDLIGGICDDVLVLKKVTDKQLTATSTAKTSNPGTCTTGSHEVRLIPAGGDLKYETDNADAGDPVARMSKAE
- a CDS encoding prepilin peptidase, whose amino-acid sequence is MDLELWSVRPLWLTVLAALWGAAAGLLVPRAAYRFAVEPDEAWRTRCPDGHALTGAAGGWLGLARCADCAQYLRDLRTSWSAPGDAGRVPGDAGTVPGGAGREPGGVPTTYRYGPSTPLVALTTAGACAGLALATGARPELAVWLLLAPLGVLLAVVDFRVQRLPDVLTLPLAGLALVLLGVMALVPEHAGEWPTALFGSLVLGGAYFLLFLVNPNGMGFGDVKLALGIGAVLGWYGWGTVVLGTFAGFLFGGLYGLGLVLMRRAGRKTSIPFGPFLIAGAYVGLLIGAYAA